The nucleotide sequence ATCGCGGCGAACAATGCCAGCACCACGGTGGACAGCACCATGCCGCTCGGCGCCCCGGCGTTGGTGAAGCTCGCCCAGAGCCCGCGCCGGGACGACGCGTGCTCGGCCGACATCAGGACCGCGCCGCCCCACTCACCACCGACCGCGATGCCCTGGACGATCCGCAGGAACACCAGCAGGATCGGGGCGAGCGCGCCGACCTGGTCGTAGGTGGGCAGCAGGCCGATCAGGGTGCTCGCGACACCCATCATGACCATGCTGATCACGAGCATCTTCTTGCGGCCGACCCGGTCGCCGAAGTGTCCGAAGACGATGCCGCCGATCGGCCGTGCGATGTAACCGGCGGCCAGGGTCCCGAATGCGGCGACGGTGCCGACCAATGGATCCAGGTCGGAGAAGAACACCTGGTTGAACACGACCGCCGACGCGGTCGCGTAGAGCAGGAAGTCGTAGTACTCGATCATGCTGCCGAGGTAGCTCGACAGCACGGCGCGGCGTCGCTGGCCGCGGGAGAACCGGGGTTGCGTCATTGCAGTTCCCTGAGTGTCGTCGGTCCCGGGCGCCGGTCCGCACGGAACCCTCGGATATGACAAGTAGCTTTATAGCAAGGAGATTGTCATTCAGTCGAGTGCCGTTACGCTGTGTGGTGTGACTGAACCGGCAAATCCGGCCGCGCCTACCGGGCGGCGGGGTCAGCGACTGACCTATCTGGTGAAGCGTCTGGAGATGGCGGAGCGAGCTCGTCTCGAGGAACGGCTGCGACCGCTCGGGGTGACACTCGGCCAGTACACGGCGTTGAGCGTGCTGGAACGCCGGGGCGGCCTGTCCTCCGCGCAGCTCGCCCGTAGACACTTCGTGACTCCGCAGGCGATGCAGCAGCTCGTCGCGGGGATGGAACGCGACCAGCTCATCGAGCGCCGGGCGGACAGCGCCAATCGGCGGATCCTGCGGGTCTGGTTGACCGAACACGGTGAACGGATGCTCGCTGCCTGTCACGAGGCCGCCGGTCATGTGGAGCGACGGATGCTCGCGCGCCTCGAGGACGGCGAGGCCGCGGCCTTCGCGATCACGCTGGAGCGCTGTCTGGAGTCGCTGACCGAGCCGGACGGCTACATCGACCCCCCTCCTGCGGACGAGGGTCTCGACGCTTGACCCTTTATCAGGATCCTTGCTATCAAGGATCCTGATATCGCTGACGTGCGAGGGAGCAATGAGTCCGATCACCGGCCCGGGCCTCGGCCTGGGCACCTGGCCCGCCCGACGGGCCCGCATCAGTCCGGACGCCCCCGCGCTCCTCGACCGGTACCGGTCGCTGTCCTACGCGGAGCTGGCGCAGCGCGTCGCGCAGGTGGCCGGTGGGCTCACCCGGCTCGGCGTCCGGAGCGGCGACCGGATCGCGTATCTGGGCGTGAACGCCGTCGAGGTGCTGGAGACCTGCTTCGCGGCCTGGTCGCTGGGCGCGATCGCGGTCCCGCTCAACCACCGGTTGGCCGGCGACGAGGTCCGCTACATGCTCGAGGACTGCGGCGCCTGCGTGCTCGTGTACAGCGACGACGCCGCCGAGCTGGTCACCGCCGCCGGGCCGCTCCCGCCGTCGGTGCGCCATCTCGTCGCGGTCCGTCCCGCCCCGTCACGCACCGGTGGGCCCGGAGCGGTGGAGTTCGAGGCCGGTCTGGCGGCGGGCCCGCCGGTCCCGGCCGACGGCGAGACCGGGCTGGACGATCCGGCCGTGCTGCTCTACACCTCGGGCACCACCGGCCGTCCCAAGGCCGCGATCCTCACCCACGGAAACCTGACCTGGAACACGGTCAACCAGCTCGCGCACGTCGATCTGCTCTCCACCGACCGCACGCTGTGCATCTCGCCGCTGTTCCACTGCGTCGGACTCAGCCAGGTCACGCTGCCCGCCCTGCTCAAGGGCGCGAGCGTGGAGCTCGTCGAGCGGTTCGATCCGGCGCTGGTGCTGTCCCGGATCGCCGACGCCGGGATCAGCGGGTTCGCGGCGGTGCCGACGATGCTGCAGATGCTCTGCGAGCACCCCGGCTGGGCCGGGGCCGATCTGTCGTCGCTGCGCAGCGTGGTCTACGGCGGGTCGCCGGTGCAGGAGCGGGTGGCCCGTGCCTGGCTGGAGCGCGGGGTGCACCTGCAGCAGGGCTACGGCATGACCGAGGCGTCGCCGGGGGTCTACATGGCGACCCGAGACGGCACGGCCGCGCATCCGCCGACCTCGATCGGGGTGCCGCACTTCTTCACCGACGTCGCGATCCTGCGCGAGAGCGGGCCGGAGCCGGTCGGCGACGAGCCGGGGGAGCTGCTGGTCCGGGGTCCGCACGTGGGGCCCGGCTACTGGGAGCGGCCGCAGGAGACGGCCGCGTCCCGGGCCGACGGCGGCTGGTTCCGCACCGGCGACGTCGTACGGGCCGATCCCGACGGATGGGCGTTCGCCGTCGATCGGGTCAAGGACATGTACATCTCGGGAGGCGAGAACGTGTATCCGGCCGAGGTGGAGGCCGTCGCGGTCGGGCACGACGCGGTCGCGGACTGCGCCGTCGTCGGGATCGCCGACGAACGGTGGGGGGAGGTCGGCGTCGCCTACGTCCAGCCCCGACCCGGGGCCGTGGTCGATCCGGACGAGCTGCGCGTGTACCTGGCCGCCCGGCTGGCCCGGTACAAGGTGCCCCGGTACGTCGAGCTGGTCGAGGATCTGCCGCGCAACGCCACCGGCAAGGTCCGCCGGGTCGAGCTGCGGGACCGGGCGGCAGCCCGATGACCGCGGTGGAGCGCCCCGGATCGCCGCCGTCCCGGCCGACGTCACCGCCGTCGCCCCGGCCCTCGTCACCGCCCTCCCCCCGAAGCTCGTCGCGGCAGCCCGCGCTGCCCCCCTCGCTGGAGACCGAGCGGCACGACGACGTGCTGGTGCTCCGGCTCGCCCGCCCGGCCAAGCGCAACGCGCTGAACGACGCCACCGTGCTCGGCATCGAGGCGTTCTTCGCCGATCCGCCGCGCGGTGTCCGCGCCGTCGTGCTGGATGCCGAGGGTGACCACTTCTGCGCCGGTCTGGACCTGTCCGAGCTGGGCGACCGGGACACCGTCGCGGCGATGGAGCACTCCCGGATGTGGCACCGCGCGTTCGAGCGGTTGGCCGAGGGACGGGTGCCGGTGGTGTCCGTGCAGCGCGGCGCCGTGGTCGGCGGCGGGCTGGAGCTGGCCGCGGCCACGCATGTGCGGGTCGCCGAGCCGAGTGCGTTCTACGCCCTGCCGGAGGGCCAGCACGGCCTGTTCGTCGGCGGCGGCGGGTCGGTCCGGCTGCCCCGGCTGATCGGCGCGCACCGGATGGCCGAGATGATGCTGACCGGCCGGGTGCTGGACGCCGCGGAGGGGCTGGCGGTCGGGCTGTCGCACCACCTGGTCGGGCCCGGCGAGGGCCTGCCCAAGGCGCTCGAGCTGGCCCGCGCCGTCGCCACCAACTCGGACATGACGAACTTCGCGGTGCTGCAGGCGCTGCCGCGGATCGCGGAGGCCGCACCGGCACAGGGCTATCTGATCGAGTCGCTGGTCGCGGCCGTCGCGTCCAGCAGCGACGATGCCCAGACCCGGATGCGGGCGTTCCTGGACGGCCGCGGTCGCCGGGTCCGCCGGGAGGGGGACCGGTGACCGGATCCGACGAGCCGGAGCTGCTGCGGGCGGCACCCGTCCGTCCGCCGGCGGACAGCGCGCTCGGCGGATTCGTCGAGCACCTGCGACAGGCGCACGACCGGGAGTTCGACGACTACGCCGACCTACACCGCTGGTCGGTGCAGGATCCGGACGGCTTCTGGGGTGCACTCGCCGAGCACTTCGGCGTCCGGTTCGGCACGCCGCCGCAGGCGGTACTCGGCGACGCCGCGATGCCAGGCGCCCGCTGGTTCCCGGGCGCGACCCTCAACTACGCCGAGCACGCCGTCGGGATCTCCGCGGCCGGCGCCGACGCCGATGAGGTCGCCGTCATCGGGTACTCGCAGACCCGCGACCGGACCGAGCTG is from Pseudonocardia autotrophica and encodes:
- a CDS encoding MarR family winged helix-turn-helix transcriptional regulator, which produces MTEPANPAAPTGRRGQRLTYLVKRLEMAERARLEERLRPLGVTLGQYTALSVLERRGGLSSAQLARRHFVTPQAMQQLVAGMERDQLIERRADSANRRILRVWLTEHGERMLAACHEAAGHVERRMLARLEDGEAAAFAITLERCLESLTEPDGYIDPPPADEGLDA
- a CDS encoding acyl-CoA synthetase; translated protein: MSPITGPGLGLGTWPARRARISPDAPALLDRYRSLSYAELAQRVAQVAGGLTRLGVRSGDRIAYLGVNAVEVLETCFAAWSLGAIAVPLNHRLAGDEVRYMLEDCGACVLVYSDDAAELVTAAGPLPPSVRHLVAVRPAPSRTGGPGAVEFEAGLAAGPPVPADGETGLDDPAVLLYTSGTTGRPKAAILTHGNLTWNTVNQLAHVDLLSTDRTLCISPLFHCVGLSQVTLPALLKGASVELVERFDPALVLSRIADAGISGFAAVPTMLQMLCEHPGWAGADLSSLRSVVYGGSPVQERVARAWLERGVHLQQGYGMTEASPGVYMATRDGTAAHPPTSIGVPHFFTDVAILRESGPEPVGDEPGELLVRGPHVGPGYWERPQETAASRADGGWFRTGDVVRADPDGWAFAVDRVKDMYISGGENVYPAEVEAVAVGHDAVADCAVVGIADERWGEVGVAYVQPRPGAVVDPDELRVYLAARLARYKVPRYVELVEDLPRNATGKVRRVELRDRAAAR
- a CDS encoding crotonase/enoyl-CoA hydratase family protein, with the protein product MTAVERPGSPPSRPTSPPSPRPSSPPSPRSSSRQPALPPSLETERHDDVLVLRLARPAKRNALNDATVLGIEAFFADPPRGVRAVVLDAEGDHFCAGLDLSELGDRDTVAAMEHSRMWHRAFERLAEGRVPVVSVQRGAVVGGGLELAAATHVRVAEPSAFYALPEGQHGLFVGGGGSVRLPRLIGAHRMAEMMLTGRVLDAAEGLAVGLSHHLVGPGEGLPKALELARAVATNSDMTNFAVLQALPRIAEAAPAQGYLIESLVAAVASSSDDAQTRMRAFLDGRGRRVRREGDR